One segment of Mycolicibacterium baixiangningiae DNA contains the following:
- a CDS encoding cytochrome P450, translating to MTDLASIDYFSDPVVSQNPYDYWDFLREQGPVVREPHHGVVAVTGYQEVLAAFKDHDHFSAVNAIGGPFPPLPFEPRGDDITEQIEAHRHLFPIHEHMVVMDPPAHERARSLLAKLLTPRRLKENEEFIWQLVDHQIDQFIDNGRCEFLSEYAKPFATSAIIDLLGVPEADRPAFLAALGAEQPRGNRVGSLDGEPVGLDPLQYLDDKFAGYLADRRREPRDDVLSGMAGATYPDGSTPELMEVVKPATFLFAAGQETVTKLLSAAVQTLGDRPEYQETLRENPDRIPAFIEESLRMHAPTKVDFRLVRKTTTLGDMRLQAGTVVMLCLGAANRDPRKFDSPNEFRPDRKNVREHIAFGRGIHTCAGAPLARVEGKVTVRRLLDRLRDITIDASVHGPAERRNYSYEPTFLLRGLTELHIEFTTAG from the coding sequence CCCGTACGACTATTGGGATTTCCTGCGCGAGCAGGGCCCGGTCGTGCGGGAACCGCACCACGGTGTGGTGGCGGTGACGGGTTATCAGGAGGTGCTGGCGGCGTTCAAGGACCACGACCACTTCTCGGCGGTCAACGCGATCGGCGGGCCGTTCCCGCCGCTGCCGTTCGAGCCCCGAGGTGACGACATCACCGAGCAGATCGAGGCGCACCGCCATCTCTTCCCCATCCACGAGCACATGGTCGTGATGGATCCGCCCGCACACGAGCGTGCCCGGTCGCTGCTGGCCAAACTCCTCACTCCGCGGCGCCTCAAGGAGAACGAGGAGTTCATCTGGCAACTCGTCGATCACCAGATCGACCAGTTCATCGACAACGGTCGCTGCGAATTCCTGTCGGAGTACGCGAAGCCGTTTGCCACATCGGCCATCATCGATCTCCTCGGGGTTCCCGAAGCCGACCGTCCCGCATTCCTCGCCGCACTCGGCGCCGAACAACCGAGGGGCAACCGGGTGGGGTCGCTCGACGGTGAACCCGTGGGGCTGGACCCGCTGCAGTACCTGGACGACAAGTTCGCCGGCTACCTCGCCGATCGCCGCCGCGAACCCCGGGATGACGTCTTGTCCGGGATGGCGGGCGCGACCTATCCGGACGGGTCGACCCCGGAACTGATGGAGGTGGTCAAACCGGCTACCTTCCTGTTCGCCGCGGGACAGGAGACCGTCACCAAGCTGCTGAGCGCGGCCGTCCAGACCCTCGGCGACAGGCCGGAGTACCAGGAAACCCTCCGCGAGAACCCGGACCGGATACCGGCTTTCATCGAGGAGTCGCTACGGATGCACGCGCCCACGAAGGTCGATTTCCGATTGGTCCGCAAGACCACCACGCTGGGGGATATGCGCTTGCAGGCGGGGACCGTCGTGATGCTGTGCCTCGGTGCGGCGAATCGCGACCCGCGGAAGTTCGACTCTCCCAACGAATTCCGGCCCGACCGTAAGAACGTGCGTGAACACATCGCGTTCGGTCGCGGCATCCACACCTGCGCGGGCGCGCCGTTGGCGCGGGTGGAGGGCAAGGTCACCGTTCGCCGACTGCTGGATCGCCTGCGCGACATCACCATCGACGCGAGTGTGCACGGTCCGGCGGAGCGACGGAACTACTCCTATGAACCGACGTTCCTGCTGCGTGGGTTGACTGAGCTGCACATCGAGTTCACGACGGCGGGCTAG
- a CDS encoding DUF899 domain-containing protein translates to MTTGTPNRPMQDAAPALPPEADEQTWRAALEELRIREKAATRELDAIAAQRRRLPMVRMPDYTLIGAEGPVRLADVFKGRSQLIVYNHMWTDGQEWQCGGCTGLTSQYTRLDFLDSYDARFVIVTNGPIEEALAYREKVGNKMDWYSSSESSFGADVDAPPGGGFGVNVFLRDGDTVFRTWHTNGRGTEQLSHTFPLIDLLPWGRQEEWQDSPDGWPKRPTYSGWLDSPDIARMYGNR, encoded by the coding sequence ATGACCACTGGAACGCCAAACCGCCCCATGCAGGACGCCGCCCCGGCGCTTCCGCCCGAAGCCGACGAACAGACCTGGCGGGCGGCGCTCGAGGAGCTCCGCATACGCGAGAAGGCCGCCACCCGGGAACTGGACGCGATCGCCGCGCAACGCCGGCGCCTGCCGATGGTGCGGATGCCCGACTACACCCTGATCGGGGCGGAGGGGCCGGTCCGGCTGGCCGACGTGTTCAAGGGCCGTTCCCAGCTGATCGTCTACAACCACATGTGGACCGACGGTCAGGAGTGGCAGTGCGGTGGATGCACCGGTCTCACATCGCAATACACCCGGCTGGACTTCCTCGACAGCTATGACGCCAGGTTCGTCATCGTGACGAACGGCCCCATCGAGGAGGCGCTGGCCTATCGCGAGAAGGTCGGCAACAAGATGGACTGGTACTCGTCGTCGGAGAGTTCGTTCGGCGCCGATGTCGACGCACCGCCCGGCGGCGGGTTCGGCGTCAACGTCTTCCTGCGCGACGGCGACACCGTCTTCCGCACCTGGCACACCAACGGCCGTGGCACCGAACAACTCAGCCACACTTTCCCGCTGATCGACCTCCTGCCGTGGGGCCGCCAGGAGGAGTGGCAGGACTCCCCGGACGGGTGGCCGAAGCGGCCCACCTACTCGGGCTGGCTGGATTCACCGGACATCGCGCGCATGTACGGAAACCGCTGA
- a CDS encoding HNH endonuclease signature motif containing protein: MDGEFSTAVDRLLAAVTEMQAASINDLTHPQIVGELDRIKQAVWAVPSVEHRLTARLVEEANPHDLGATSMKKLLADRLRITEKDAGERLTDARQLGPRYTLTGERVKTDLAHTAAAVARGDIGHAHVRVIQEFVKKLPVWVSFARRDDYEHTLVGHAKELRPDQFKKAAKALLDFIDQDGTEPDYRTQQRRRSLKMGRQQADGMSRVEGYIDAETRALWDVAAAKHAAPGVNLPHDDTHTGRDDRTPEQRHHDALKRVLRDTVESGTLGQVAGVPATIVATTTVNELERAAGWADTGGGNKLPIRDLIRMAARSRHYLAVFDDHTEEILYLGRARRNATTAQRLALFARDKGCTHPHCTVPFYWTEAHHTHDHAKGGRTDIPDLTLACQPGNLMVEKTGYTTVRPGNGRTHWIPPKHLDTGQPRVNNYFHPHRYLTDHKDQDDDPE; this comes from the coding sequence ATGGATGGGGAGTTCAGCACCGCGGTCGACCGCCTGTTGGCGGCCGTCACGGAGATGCAGGCCGCCTCCATCAACGACCTGACCCATCCGCAGATCGTGGGGGAGCTGGACCGGATCAAACAGGCCGTCTGGGCGGTGCCCAGCGTGGAGCATCGGTTGACCGCGCGGCTGGTCGAGGAAGCCAACCCCCACGACCTGGGTGCGACGTCGATGAAGAAACTGCTCGCCGACCGGTTACGGATCACGGAGAAAGACGCCGGTGAACGGCTCACCGACGCCCGCCAGTTGGGTCCTCGCTACACGCTGACCGGCGAACGCGTGAAAACTGACCTGGCCCACACCGCCGCCGCGGTGGCCCGCGGGGACATCGGGCACGCCCATGTGCGCGTCATCCAGGAGTTCGTCAAGAAACTCCCCGTCTGGGTGTCCTTCGCCCGCCGCGACGACTACGAACACACCCTCGTCGGCCACGCGAAGGAGTTGCGACCCGACCAGTTCAAGAAGGCCGCCAAAGCCCTGCTGGACTTCATCGACCAGGACGGCACCGAACCCGACTACCGAACCCAGCAGCGCCGCCGCAGCCTCAAAATGGGTCGCCAGCAAGCCGATGGGATGAGCCGCGTCGAGGGCTACATCGACGCCGAAACCCGCGCCCTATGGGATGTGGCGGCCGCCAAACACGCCGCCCCCGGGGTCAACCTGCCCCACGACGACACCCACACCGGACGCGATGACCGCACCCCCGAACAACGCCACCACGACGCGTTGAAACGGGTCCTGCGTGACACCGTGGAATCCGGGACCCTCGGACAGGTCGCCGGGGTGCCCGCCACCATCGTCGCCACCACCACCGTCAACGAACTCGAACGTGCGGCGGGGTGGGCCGACACCGGCGGCGGCAACAAACTCCCCATCCGGGATCTGATCCGGATGGCCGCACGCTCCCGGCACTACCTGGCAGTGTTCGACGACCACACCGAAGAAATCCTCTACCTCGGCCGCGCCCGCCGCAACGCCACCACCGCCCAGAGATTGGCCCTGTTCGCGAGAGACAAAGGCTGCACCCACCCCCACTGCACCGTGCCGTTCTACTGGACCGAAGCCCACCACACCCACGACCACGCCAAAGGCGGGCGCACCGACATCCCCGACCTCACCCTGGCCTGCCAACCCGGCAACCTCATGGTCGAGAAAACCGGATACACCACCGTGCGCCCCGGCAACGGCCGCACCCACTGGATCCCACCCAAACACCTCGACACCGGCCAACCCCGAGTCAACAACTACTTCCACCCCCACCGCTACCTCACCGATCACAAGGACCAGGACGATGATCCCGAGTAG
- a CDS encoding FadR/GntR family transcriptional regulator: protein MPLVTTRRAGLVDQVIAQLRESVSAGEWPVGARIPTEPALVAALGVGRNTVREAVRALAHSGILEVRQGDGTYVRATSEVSGALRRLCGSELREVLEVRRCLEVESARLAATARTDEDLAGIRDLLARRDALDAHDQFVLADAELHFAVVRASHNTVLTELYRGLTEVVTASVATTFESHALQRIPHDGLVEAIAAGDVERAGREAGGFLEELIEELPGHG from the coding sequence GTGCCGCTCGTCACCACCCGTCGCGCGGGTCTGGTCGACCAGGTGATCGCCCAACTGCGTGAGTCGGTGTCCGCCGGCGAATGGCCGGTCGGTGCGCGGATTCCGACGGAGCCTGCGCTGGTCGCCGCGCTCGGCGTCGGCCGCAACACGGTCCGCGAAGCGGTGCGCGCGCTGGCGCACAGCGGGATCCTCGAAGTCCGACAGGGCGACGGCACCTACGTTCGGGCCACCAGCGAGGTCTCCGGGGCCTTGCGCAGACTGTGCGGCTCGGAACTGCGCGAGGTACTCGAGGTGCGGCGCTGCCTCGAAGTGGAAAGCGCGCGGTTGGCGGCCACCGCCCGTACCGACGAGGACCTCGCCGGGATCCGTGATCTGCTCGCCCGCCGGGACGCGCTCGACGCCCACGACCAGTTCGTCCTGGCCGATGCCGAATTGCACTTCGCCGTGGTGCGGGCCTCGCACAACACAGTGCTGACCGAGCTGTACCGAGGTCTTACCGAGGTGGTGACCGCGAGTGTCGCGACGACATTCGAATCCCATGCGTTACAACGGATCCCACACGACGGACTCGTCGAGGCCATCGCCGCCGGGGATGTCGAACGGGCGGGCCGGGAAGCCGGCGGCTTCCTGGAGGAGCTCATCGAGGAGCTGCCAGGCCACGGCTGA
- a CDS encoding CynX/NimT family MFS transporter yields the protein MKGTSRIDATPGQAGLTEAPGARAAGGVLLTIAVILTALNLRPAITSIGPLLGDMRESMGATATWAGVLTTLPGLCFAAAGMTAPWLSRRIGLSRAISAALTILIAGLLIRVLDGPYVVLGGTLVATAGIALTNVLIPVVIKGSFPARVGLMTGVYTAALQGGGALGSAVTPGLEGVFDDWRVALAAWAAVALVALLVWLVASRGIPGAKPSTVRIKGRSLLRNRLAWTVTLFFGCQSLLAYVMMGWLPEVFIDSGVSKSTAGLLVGLMSLIAVPISIFISPLAARSSSQSPWIVGLGVIGVAGVIGLLIDPGAAPLLWTVLVGLGLSVFSLALTVIALRARTTEDTAQLSGMVQGFGYLLAGLGPFLFGLLHDLTDGWTVPWTMVLIVYLVQMFMGALAGRNRYV from the coding sequence GTGAAGGGCACCTCGCGCATCGACGCCACACCCGGTCAGGCGGGCCTCACCGAGGCTCCCGGCGCCCGGGCTGCCGGCGGCGTCCTGCTCACGATCGCGGTCATCCTCACGGCGCTCAACCTGCGTCCCGCGATCACCAGCATCGGGCCGCTGCTCGGCGATATGCGCGAATCGATGGGCGCGACCGCCACCTGGGCCGGCGTACTGACCACCCTGCCCGGCTTGTGTTTCGCCGCCGCCGGAATGACGGCGCCGTGGCTGTCCCGGCGGATCGGGCTCAGCCGGGCCATCAGCGCGGCGTTGACCATCCTCATCGCCGGTCTGCTCATCCGTGTCCTCGACGGTCCCTACGTGGTCCTCGGCGGAACCCTGGTGGCCACCGCGGGTATCGCGCTGACCAACGTCCTGATCCCGGTGGTGATCAAAGGGTCCTTCCCGGCCCGCGTCGGGCTCATGACCGGCGTCTACACCGCTGCCCTCCAAGGCGGCGGCGCGCTCGGCTCGGCGGTGACACCCGGACTGGAAGGCGTGTTCGACGACTGGCGGGTGGCGCTCGCCGCGTGGGCGGCCGTGGCGCTCGTGGCGCTGCTCGTCTGGCTCGTGGCCTCCCGCGGGATCCCCGGAGCCAAGCCGTCGACGGTCCGGATCAAGGGACGGTCCCTGCTGCGCAATCGCTTGGCGTGGACGGTGACGCTGTTCTTCGGATGCCAGTCGCTGCTGGCCTACGTGATGATGGGCTGGCTACCCGAAGTGTTCATCGACAGCGGCGTGAGCAAGTCGACCGCGGGGCTGCTCGTTGGGCTGATGTCTCTCATCGCGGTCCCGATCAGCATCTTCATCTCACCGCTGGCTGCCAGGTCGTCGAGCCAGAGTCCGTGGATCGTCGGGCTGGGGGTCATCGGTGTGGCCGGCGTGATCGGGTTGCTCATCGACCCCGGCGCCGCCCCGCTGCTGTGGACCGTTCTCGTGGGGCTCGGTCTCAGTGTGTTCTCGCTGGCACTCACCGTGATCGCGTTGCGCGCCCGCACCACGGAGGACACCGCCCAGCTGTCCGGCATGGTGCAGGGCTTCGGCTACCTGCTGGCCGGCCTCGGTCCGTTCCTGTTCGGGCTCCTCCATGACCTCACCGACGGCTGGACTGTGCCGTGGACCATGGTGCTGATCGTCTATCTGGTGCAGATGTTCATGGGCGCGTTGGCCGGCCGCAACCGGTACGTCTGA
- a CDS encoding HD domain-containing protein, which translates to MTDVIAGVTIPDSRLAKEATELIRDTTNELIFHHSRRVFLFGSLQARALDLHPDDELLYVAALFHDTGLVPPYRGTSQRFEMDSADAARDFLASRDVTGEPADVVWTAIALHTTPEVPYKLDPVIAATTAGVETDVLGLRLDVIDSAALTAVTEAHPRPDFKNRILQAFTEGFQDRPDTTFGTVNADVLEHFVPGFRRIDFVDVIKNSAWAE; encoded by the coding sequence ATGACAGATGTGATCGCCGGCGTGACGATCCCGGACAGCCGATTGGCCAAGGAGGCCACGGAGTTGATCCGCGACACCACCAATGAGTTGATCTTCCACCATTCCCGCCGGGTGTTCCTCTTCGGAAGTCTGCAGGCCCGCGCGCTGGATCTGCATCCCGACGACGAATTGCTCTATGTCGCAGCGCTGTTCCACGACACCGGTCTGGTGCCGCCCTACCGGGGAACCAGCCAGCGTTTCGAGATGGACAGCGCCGACGCAGCGCGGGACTTCCTGGCCTCGCGAGATGTCACGGGTGAGCCCGCCGATGTGGTGTGGACGGCGATCGCGCTGCACACCACGCCCGAAGTGCCGTACAAGCTGGATCCGGTGATCGCGGCGACCACCGCAGGAGTGGAGACCGACGTGCTGGGACTGCGCCTGGACGTCATCGACTCCGCCGCTCTGACCGCCGTGACCGAGGCGCATCCGCGGCCGGACTTCAAAAACCGCATCCTGCAGGCGTTCACCGAGGGATTCCAGGACCGCCCGGATACGACGTTCGGCACCGTCAACGCCGATGTGCTCGAACACTTCGTCCCCGGCTTCCGGCGGATCGACTTCGTCGACGTGATCAAGAACTCGGCGTGGGCTGAGTAG
- a CDS encoding GlxA family transcriptional regulator — protein MTEKVTSPAAHHVVVLLYDGIQMLDATGPVDAFASANTVGGRYQVTHASISGDDVTASSGARLGVDVAAAGITSPIDTLLVPGTPDWQAGISDDALVDTVRTLALRSARTVAICAGAFPLAATGLLAGRRAATHWRLARHLAARFPDITVDPAAIFVTDGPYTTSAGVTAGIDLALSLIERDHGPSMARDVARDLVVFMARPGDQSQFSVRTEAIPTTNTVVRATMDTITADPAANHSLDRLAAAAAVSARHLSRLFHDETGYTPQRFVDRVRLESACNLLTGGQHSLDHIAERTGIGSSASLRRLFHRELGITPGAYRQRFRSTHAGGHR, from the coding sequence ATGACTGAGAAGGTGACCAGCCCGGCAGCCCACCACGTGGTGGTGCTGCTCTACGACGGTATTCAGATGCTCGACGCCACCGGCCCCGTCGACGCGTTCGCCTCGGCCAACACCGTCGGCGGCCGCTATCAGGTCACCCATGCATCGATCAGCGGCGACGACGTCACCGCGAGCTCCGGCGCGCGCCTGGGCGTCGATGTCGCGGCTGCCGGCATCACCTCGCCGATCGACACGCTGCTCGTCCCCGGAACCCCCGACTGGCAGGCCGGAATCTCCGATGACGCGCTCGTCGACACCGTGCGCACCCTTGCCCTGCGCAGCGCACGGACCGTGGCGATCTGTGCCGGCGCCTTTCCACTTGCCGCGACCGGACTGCTGGCCGGGCGCAGGGCCGCGACGCACTGGCGGCTCGCCAGGCACCTCGCGGCCCGCTTCCCCGACATCACCGTGGATCCGGCGGCCATCTTCGTCACCGATGGCCCGTACACCACGTCGGCCGGCGTGACCGCGGGGATCGACCTCGCCCTGTCGCTCATCGAGCGCGACCACGGCCCGTCCATGGCCAGGGACGTCGCCCGCGACCTCGTGGTGTTCATGGCACGCCCGGGTGACCAGTCCCAGTTCAGCGTGCGCACCGAAGCCATCCCGACCACGAACACCGTCGTCCGCGCCACGATGGACACCATCACCGCCGACCCCGCGGCCAACCACTCGCTCGACCGCCTCGCCGCTGCCGCCGCCGTAAGCGCGCGACACCTCAGCCGGCTCTTCCACGATGAAACCGGCTACACCCCACAGCGTTTCGTCGATCGCGTCCGGCTCGAATCCGCTTGCAACCTGTTGACCGGCGGGCAGCACTCCCTCGACCACATCGCCGAACGCACCGGAATCGGGTCGAGCGCCTCGCTGCGGCGGCTGTTCCACCGGGAACTCGGCATCACGCCGGGCGCCTACCGGCAGCGGTTCCGCAGCACGCACGCAGGCGGTCACCGCTGA
- a CDS encoding M15 family metallopeptidase yields the protein MSVRRKVPRLTVVAVGCACAALLGAAPSQADPGTDDTLVGPSATAAEPSGEPLGIGPTATDTFGGYLPEGATLTAFDVENPTVGRLDPPLLAAVQEATRRAASDGIAVEINSGWRSVGFQQRLFDDGVRTYGSVETARQFVASPQTSMHVVGRAVDVGGPDAAAWMARNGPRFGLCQVYANELWHYELTADAAGACPPMKPNATG from the coding sequence GTGAGCGTGCGCAGGAAGGTGCCCCGGCTGACCGTGGTTGCGGTCGGCTGCGCGTGCGCCGCGCTGCTCGGCGCCGCCCCGTCGCAGGCAGACCCCGGCACCGACGACACGCTGGTCGGGCCGTCGGCGACCGCGGCGGAACCCTCCGGGGAACCGCTCGGCATCGGCCCGACGGCGACGGACACCTTCGGGGGATACCTGCCCGAAGGGGCGACGCTGACCGCCTTCGACGTCGAGAACCCGACCGTCGGCCGGCTCGACCCCCCACTGCTCGCCGCGGTCCAGGAGGCCACCCGCCGTGCGGCGTCGGACGGTATCGCGGTCGAGATCAACTCCGGCTGGCGCTCGGTGGGGTTCCAGCAGCGGCTGTTCGACGACGGGGTGCGCACGTACGGGAGTGTGGAGACCGCCCGGCAGTTCGTGGCCTCCCCGCAGACGTCGATGCACGTGGTCGGCCGGGCGGTCGACGTGGGCGGGCCCGACGCCGCCGCGTGGATGGCGCGCAACGGCCCGCGCTTCGGACTGTGCCAGGTGTACGCCAACGAGCTGTGGCACTACGAGTTGACCGCGGACGCCGCCGGCGCCTGTCCGCCGATGAAGCCGAACGCGACCGGCTGA
- a CDS encoding fatty-acid--CoA ligase — MTVSGYSAETAGVAGSLILTTDYRVPDPSRVWPLLEGRRQELAALGAHHVFVHTSVGEADRVLVTMALHTAEPVANLLRSHAFFDWFDAVGVQDLPAVFAGELVDRFHVEHWTATAPAVVIAGVTVVQDVGSLLDQVHRTRTLFRRNGIQNVWIFRALDDPNEIMFLQDVADEASARRWLERPETAAKWLTEAGVGAYPPVFVGTLRHVMRIDVVERANGG, encoded by the coding sequence ATGACCGTGTCGGGATACTCCGCAGAGACCGCAGGCGTCGCGGGGTCGCTGATCCTGACGACGGACTACCGGGTCCCCGACCCGTCCCGGGTGTGGCCGCTGCTCGAGGGGCGCCGGCAGGAACTCGCGGCGCTCGGCGCCCACCACGTGTTCGTCCACACCTCGGTCGGTGAAGCCGACCGGGTGCTGGTCACCATGGCGCTGCACACGGCCGAACCGGTCGCGAATCTGCTGCGCTCGCACGCCTTCTTCGACTGGTTCGACGCGGTGGGTGTGCAGGACCTCCCCGCCGTCTTCGCCGGCGAACTGGTGGACCGCTTTCACGTCGAACACTGGACCGCCACTGCGCCCGCGGTGGTGATCGCGGGCGTCACCGTCGTGCAGGATGTCGGCTCCCTGCTCGATCAGGTGCACCGCACGCGCACGCTGTTTCGCCGCAACGGAATTCAGAACGTGTGGATCTTCCGCGCGCTCGACGATCCCAACGAGATCATGTTCCTGCAGGACGTCGCCGACGAGGCCAGCGCCCGGCGCTGGCTGGAACGCCCGGAGACGGCGGCGAAGTGGCTCACCGAAGCCGGGGTCGGCGCGTATCCGCCCGTTTTCGTCGGCACACTGCGGCACGTGATGCGCATCGACGTGGTCGAGCGGGCGAACGGCGGTTAA
- the treS gene encoding maltose alpha-D-glucosyltransferase, translating into MSEAPASDFDDETESSTDDQANEPSEITFDEYLHPARPRSLRFRPRVKAPFTRRSVAQDGPARADNPAYVSWLLSQSMLADANQISQQFSGQGSMWQNPYATPSPRGAVETASVWFTAYPLSLITRPNESFLTALADDDMWKAFADIGIEAIHTGPVKRAGGISGWQTTPSVDGHFDRISTEIDPAFGTEEEFRKMCGTANWYGGTVIDDIVPGHTGKGADFRLAEMKYADYPGIYHMVEVDRRDWEHLPEVPAGADSVNIDPATEEWLDKAGYIIGRLQRVIFYAEGIKETNWSVTRPVLGVDGVERRWVYLHYFKDGQPSINWLDPSFAGMRLVIGDALHSLADLGTGGLRLDANGFLGAEKTAAEDSTAWSEGHPLSEAANHLIASMVRKVGGFTFQELNLTIDDIREIGEAGADLSYDFINRPAYHHALATADTEFLRLTLRTTLELGVDPASLIHALQNHDELTYELVHWSTGHRDDIYTYKGEEITGEALGEAIRGDLSERLTGENAPYNLVFTTNGIACTSATVIAAILGVTDLDEIDPDSNQIDQIRRAHLLLAMFNALQPGVFALSGWDLCGMLTLPPAQVAELLREGDTRWIHRAAHDLMGVNPDATKSLAGMPRGRSLYGSIPEQLADETSFLRQLQAILRVRSHYGIATSRQVDIPEVSHRGMLVLVHELAEEGRYQLTVLNFANEEVAGTVRSEALPPGASVSDMFTGNVFATVDDLHSFTVEMPPHHGMALLVEVTPDEVAAL; encoded by the coding sequence ATGTCTGAGGCGCCAGCGTCGGATTTCGACGACGAGACCGAGTCGAGCACCGACGATCAGGCCAACGAGCCCAGCGAGATCACCTTCGACGAATACCTGCACCCCGCGCGTCCGCGGTCACTGAGGTTCCGTCCCCGTGTGAAGGCTCCGTTCACCCGCCGTTCGGTGGCCCAGGACGGTCCGGCGCGCGCGGACAACCCGGCGTACGTGTCGTGGTTGTTGTCGCAGTCGATGCTCGCCGACGCCAACCAGATCAGTCAGCAGTTCTCCGGGCAGGGCTCGATGTGGCAGAACCCGTACGCCACGCCGAGTCCCCGCGGGGCGGTGGAGACGGCGTCGGTCTGGTTCACCGCCTACCCGCTGTCGCTGATCACCCGGCCCAACGAGTCGTTCCTCACAGCCCTCGCCGACGACGACATGTGGAAGGCGTTCGCCGACATAGGCATCGAAGCCATCCACACCGGGCCGGTCAAACGGGCGGGCGGCATCTCCGGATGGCAGACCACCCCGAGCGTCGACGGCCACTTCGACCGCATCAGCACCGAGATCGACCCGGCGTTCGGCACCGAAGAGGAGTTCCGCAAGATGTGCGGGACGGCCAACTGGTACGGCGGTACCGTCATCGACGACATCGTGCCCGGCCACACCGGCAAGGGCGCCGACTTCCGGCTCGCCGAGATGAAGTACGCCGACTACCCGGGGATCTACCACATGGTGGAGGTGGACCGACGCGACTGGGAACACCTGCCCGAGGTGCCTGCCGGGGCCGACTCGGTCAACATCGACCCGGCCACCGAGGAGTGGCTCGACAAGGCCGGCTACATCATCGGCCGGCTACAGCGGGTGATCTTCTACGCCGAGGGCATCAAGGAGACCAACTGGAGCGTCACCCGGCCGGTGCTGGGCGTGGACGGGGTGGAGCGCCGCTGGGTCTACCTGCACTACTTCAAGGACGGTCAGCCGTCGATCAACTGGCTGGACCCGTCCTTCGCCGGGATGCGGTTGGTGATCGGTGACGCCCTGCACTCGCTCGCGGACCTGGGCACCGGCGGACTCCGCTTGGACGCCAACGGGTTTCTCGGTGCCGAGAAGACCGCCGCCGAGGACAGCACCGCATGGTCGGAGGGCCACCCACTGTCCGAGGCGGCCAACCACCTGATCGCCAGCATGGTGCGCAAGGTGGGCGGTTTCACGTTCCAGGAGCTCAACCTCACCATCGACGACATCCGCGAGATCGGCGAAGCGGGGGCAGACCTGTCCTACGACTTCATCAACCGGCCCGCCTACCACCACGCCCTGGCGACGGCCGACACCGAATTCCTCCGGCTGACCCTGCGCACCACACTGGAACTCGGTGTCGACCCGGCATCGTTGATCCACGCCCTGCAGAACCACGACGAGTTGACCTACGAACTCGTGCACTGGTCGACGGGCCACCGCGACGACATCTACACCTACAAGGGTGAGGAGATCACCGGCGAGGCACTCGGCGAGGCCATCCGCGGGGATCTTTCCGAGCGGCTCACCGGCGAGAATGCGCCCTACAACCTGGTGTTCACCACGAACGGGATCGCCTGCACCAGCGCGACGGTCATCGCGGCCATCCTTGGCGTCACCGACCTCGACGAGATCGACCCCGACTCGAACCAGATCGACCAGATCCGCCGAGCACATCTGCTGCTGGCGATGTTCAACGCCCTGCAGCCGGGTGTGTTCGCGCTGTCGGGCTGGGATCTGTGCGGCATGCTCACCCTGCCGCCGGCGCAGGTCGCCGAACTCCTGCGCGAGGGGGACACGCGCTGGATCCATCGGGCCGCGCACGACCTGATGGGTGTGAACCCCGATGCCACAAAGTCATTGGCGGGTATGCCGCGAGGGCGCAGCCTCTACGGTTCCATCCCCGAGCAACTCGCGGACGAGACCAGCTTCCTGCGCCAGTTACAGGCCATCCTGCGGGTGCGGTCGCACTACGGCATCGCGACGAGTCGCCAGGTCGACATCCCCGAGGTGTCACACCGCGGCATGCTCGTGCTGGTGCACGAACTGGCCGAGGAAGGCCGCTACCAGCTGACGGTGCTGAACTTCGCCAACGAAGAGGTCGCAGGCACCGTGCGCTCGGAGGCACTGCCGCCCGGCGCCTCGGTGTCGGACATGTTCACCGGCAACGTCTTCGCCACGGTCGACGACCTGCACAGCTTCACCGTCGAGATGCCCCCGCATCACGGGATGGCCCTGCTGGTCGAGGTGACTCCCGACGAGGTCGCCGCGCTGTAG